The DNA window GAACTCCTCGGAGACGCAGTCTTCGAGGGACACGGGGCCGCGGCCGAGTTCGGGATAGGCGTCGGTCCAGTGTCCGCTTTCGGGCTTTGTCACCAGGCTGTCGTGACTCATGGAGGCCCTCCTCAGACTTCGGCCCCGATTCCAGATGGGCCGACGCTAACAGCTGCTGAAATCGTCAAAACAGATGCACAGGTGCAACACCCTGTTGCATATTTGGAACAGCTGATGGAACAGAACCTGCCTTTCGACCTCGACGCCCTGCTGGTATTCGGCAAGGTCGTCGAGAGCCGCAGCCTGTCGAAGGCGGCGGTCCTGCTCGGCATGCCCAAGTCCACGGTGAGCCGCAAGCTGACAAAGCTCGAATCCGACCTCGGCATCAAGCTGCTGCGCAAGAACACCCATCAGCTCACCGTCACCGACCTCGGCGAGAAGGTCTACAGCCACGCCGTGAACATCCTCGCCGAAGCCAACGGCGTCCGCGCCCTGGTCGAGGGCAGCAAACAGGAACCGCAGGGCGAGCTGAGGGTCGCGATACCGATCTTCCTCGGCATCGACTACGCGTCGCGGGTCGGCGCTGCGTTCCTCCAGCACTATCCCCACTCGCGGTTGGACATCCGGCTGGTGGACAACCTCGTCGATCCGATCAAGGACGGGTTCGACGTGGTGTTCGGCACCGGGCCGCTGCAGGATTCGACATTGATCGCGCGAAAGGTGTTCAGCCTCGAACTCTTCCTGTGCGCCTCACCCGACTTCGTACGGCAGTTGCCCGAGCCGATCACCGACCCCGCACAGCTGGACACCCTGCCGTTCATCGACTTCGGCTTCGGCGGCCTACGAAAGTTCAGCGTGGCCAAGCAGAAGCGCCGATACGAGCTGACACCTGCGGTACGGGCGCGCACCAACAACTTTCAGGTGTGCAAGCAGTACATCCTGCAGGGCCTTGGCATCGGCCCCATGCCCACGCAGATCATCTGCACGACCGAACTGCGCGAGGGCAGCATTGTGCCCGTCCTGCCGGAGTGGCAGCTCGAGGCGATGGACGTGCACATGATCTATCCGTTCGAGCTTTCGTTCTCCACACTCATCAGTGCGTTCTACGAGACCGCGTGCGAGATCATCGTCGAGAATTCAACGCGGGCTTAGAGGTGGAGCTCGTTCACGAGGACGGAAGGTCCGATTCCTCGAATACGTCGATAGGCGTGCCGGGAGTCAGCATGATCACCGGAATGTGTCGCGTCGTCGCCCTCTGATAGCTGAGATAGGGCGGATACACATGCGCCATGAAGTCCCAGATCCGGTGTCGCTCTTCACCTTCGGGTTCTCGCCACGACGCCCGGAACGCCTGGGTGGCGATCTGTACGTCGACCTCGTCGCCGGCGCGAAGGTTGAGATACCAATCAGGGTTGGAGTCGGCCCCGCCCTTGGACGCGACGATCACGACCTCACCGGCGATGTCGCCGTAAATCAACGGAACGATCTGCGTCCGACCCGACTTGCGGCCTTTGACCCTGATCAAACAGTGGGTGGTGAATGCATGGCCGCCGGCGTCGCTGATATCCATCACATGGCCCTGCGTGCCGCCGGAGCGCAGGTACGCCTCGCGGTGCTGGGCGGCCCAGTCACGGCGTTCCTGGCGGATGGCCGACTCGTTACTCATTGCGCTTCTTCCCTTGGCTGGTCTGCAAATACTTACCACGACGATCATGTCCCGCCCAGTGATTTCGGTGCGCGCACGATGCCTGAGCGGGTTGTTTCGAAATGGCGTGTCGGTGTGAGTGCCTGATTTGTTGGTCGTCGAGAATGTGTTGGTGGCCAAGGGGTATCGACCGGTAGTGCGTGATCAGCAGTTCTTAGTTCCGCCGGATATGCGGGAGTGGCTGCCTGCGGATCATTCGGTGTGGGCGTTGATCGGGATCGTGGAGGGGTTGGACACCTCGGCGTTTCACCACCAGCGACGGACCGGTGGTGTCGGGCGGGCCGGGTATGACCCCGACATGTTGGTGACGCTGCTGATCTGGGCGTGGTCGCAGGGGGTGCGGTCCTCGCGTCGGATCGAGCGGGCGTGTGCTGATGTGGTGTCTTATCGGGTGATCTGTGCTGGTGATGGGCCTGATCACGTCACGATCGCGCGGTTTCGCGCCGAGAACCACGCCGCGTGTGAGCAGTTGTTCACCGAGGTGTTGATGTTGGCTGCCGGGCTGGGGTTGGGCCGGCTGGAGACCGTCGCACTCGACGGAGTCAAGATCGCCTCGAACGCGTCGCTGTCGGCCAACCGCACCACCTCGGGGCTAGCCAAGGCCGCCGCGGCGGAGGCGGCCCGAATCGCCAAGGCTGCGGCGGCCGCACACGAAGCCACTGATGCCGCCGAGGACGAGATGTTTGGCGACGATAACCCGGGGTCGGTACCGGCCGAGTTGACCGATCCGGCGGTGCTGGCTAAACGCATCGCCGAAGCGCTGGCACGGCGCAACGCCGAGGACACCGCCCAGGGGCCCGCCGCCGATGATGGTGCACCGGCTGCGGAATCGGTTGAGCTCGAACGGGTTGCCCACGACCGATCGGGGCGCATCGCCCAAGCCCAGGCCCGCATCGACGCCGAGATCGCCGCCGAACGCGCCGAACGCGACGCCTTGGTGGGCAAGTATCTGGCGCGCATCGCGGCCGGGGAGAAGATGACCGGCCGGATCCCGGCCGGCGCCCAGGTGGCGATGGCCGAGCGGGTGCTGGCCGCGGCGGTGGCCAGGTCGCAGGCCAAACACCAAAGTTGGGCCGCACGCGGCGCGGTCGGCGCCCGACGTCGGGGGCGCTCACCGGCGCCCGTCGAGCAGAACGCCCGGGTCCGTCAGGCGCGAGCGCGACTGGAGCGGGCCCGGGCCGCGCAGGTGGCTGCCGCCCAGGCCGCCACCAACGTCGAACGCACGGCCAATCTCACCGATCCCCAATCACGGATCCAGCCGTTGCGCGGGG is part of the Mycolicibacterium tusciae JS617 genome and encodes:
- a CDS encoding LysR family transcriptional regulator — translated: MEQNLPFDLDALLVFGKVVESRSLSKAAVLLGMPKSTVSRKLTKLESDLGIKLLRKNTHQLTVTDLGEKVYSHAVNILAEANGVRALVEGSKQEPQGELRVAIPIFLGIDYASRVGAAFLQHYPHSRLDIRLVDNLVDPIKDGFDVVFGTGPLQDSTLIARKVFSLELFLCASPDFVRQLPEPITDPAQLDTLPFIDFGFGGLRKFSVAKQKRRYELTPAVRARTNNFQVCKQYILQGLGIGPMPTQIICTTELREGSIVPVLPEWQLEAMDVHMIYPFELSFSTLISAFYETACEIIVENSTRA
- a CDS encoding nitroreductase/quinone reductase family protein, which encodes MSNESAIRQERRDWAAQHREAYLRSGGTQGHVMDISDAGGHAFTTHCLIRVKGRKSGRTQIVPLIYGDIAGEVVIVASKGGADSNPDWYLNLRAGDEVDVQIATQAFRASWREPEGEERHRIWDFMAHVYPPYLSYQRATTRHIPVIMLTPGTPIDVFEESDLPSS
- a CDS encoding transposase, with product MLVAKGYRPVVRDQQFLVPPDMREWLPADHSVWALIGIVEGLDTSAFHHQRRTGGVGRAGYDPDMLVTLLIWAWSQGVRSSRRIERACADVVSYRVICAGDGPDHVTIARFRAENHAACEQLFTEVLMLAAGLGLGRLETVALDGVKIASNASLSANRTTSGLAKAAAAEAARIAKAAAAAHEATDAAEDEMFGDDNPGSVPAELTDPAVLAKRIAEALARRNAEDTAQGPAADDGAPAAESVELERVAHDRSGRIAQAQARIDAEIAAERAERDALVGKYLARIAAGEKMTGRIPAGAQVAMAERVLAAAVARSQAKHQSWAARGAVGARRRGRSPAPVEQNARVRQARARLERARAAQVAAAQAATNVERTANLTDPQSRIQPLRGGGWLQGYNCQAVTAADGLIVATGVGTSPVDNQYYTDMIDKAIKSADLITGHRRDDTSTTATASSIAMVLADAGYCTNENLTAPGPDRLIATGKARDVHHAATEHPTQGPPPTDADPIAAMAHRLRTPQGIIQYAMRSHIAETPFGHAKHNLGFRRFTGRGLARARSEWTFHAAVHNIGKILNHLASTPLPA